In Candidatus Krumholzibacteriia bacterium, a single genomic region encodes these proteins:
- a CDS encoding WecB/TagA/CpsF family glycosyltransferase, translating to MSKKVIVGGFTVRSFRGLDEASRTLISGGFRFALAVNPEKVMMARRQARLASLLAKADFCYPDGVGVVWAMKKKGLFGSRRIPGAELWLEVLRCCEERGESAYFLGARREVLDSALSKLAEEFPKLHLAGSRDGFFREKDEATIMREITDSSARFVCVALGSPKQELFIEKAIKECPGVLFMGLGGSFDVYTGSVRRAPALFRTMGLEWFYRLLRQPGRIFRQAVLLKFVWLVIRGKL from the coding sequence ATGAGCAAGAAAGTAATAGTCGGGGGATTCACGGTTCGCTCTTTCCGGGGGCTGGATGAGGCCTCCCGCACCCTCATCTCGGGGGGCTTTCGCTTCGCTCTCGCAGTGAATCCAGAAAAAGTGATGATGGCAAGGCGGCAGGCTCGATTAGCCTCTTTGCTGGCCAAGGCAGACTTCTGCTACCCGGATGGGGTGGGAGTTGTTTGGGCCATGAAGAAGAAGGGCTTGTTCGGAAGCAGGCGGATTCCCGGTGCTGAGCTTTGGTTGGAAGTACTTCGATGCTGTGAGGAAAGAGGAGAGTCCGCCTATTTTCTGGGCGCCCGTCGCGAAGTGCTGGACTCGGCGCTGTCGAAACTCGCAGAGGAGTTCCCGAAGCTGCATCTTGCAGGTTCTCGCGATGGCTTCTTCCGGGAGAAGGACGAAGCCACGATCATGCGGGAGATTACCGACAGCTCCGCCCGCTTCGTCTGCGTTGCTCTTGGCTCTCCGAAACAGGAACTCTTCATTGAAAAAGCAATAAAGGAGTGCCCCGGGGTCTTGTTCATGGGCCTGGGGGGGAGTTTCGATGTCTATACTGGGTCAGTTCGCAGGGCCCCGGCGCTTTTCAGAACTATGGGGCTGGAGTGGTTCTATCGCCTTCTCAGGCAACCAGGCCGCATCTTTCGGCAGGCAGTTTTGCTGAAGTTCGTCTGGCTTGTGATCCGGGGAAAACTCTAG
- a CDS encoding glycosyltransferase, with the protein MKVLHILYQSLPNVKGASIRSRNILRAQSDLGVEVCVISSPFQEPAGDLDPQGGETIEGIKYYRSWNHRPEQAVSAGGSGWLGRLKKLLSWPAFVRRLEETARLEEVDLLHAHGMFYVGMAARRVARKLGIPWVYEVRSVWEDNAVLHGVYGKVSPFLFAIRALERSVCRSAPAVTTICEGLRQDLLQRGVDPERITLAPNAVHPEAGSGQANSPDCFTIGYLGGLSRTEGLHTILEAAAILRKEVRNLRILLVGAGAESGKLALLAAKLGVDDLLEMPGSVPPEEAGVWYSRFDLFLVPRVKSRVTEMVTPLKPLEAMNHSCLVAVSRVGGLLELVEEGKTGLVFEPEDAGSLAELALDVARNPKNYEEIRSAGTEWVRSHRSWQSVAEVNKALYQELLEPQ; encoded by the coding sequence ATGAAGGTTCTCCACATTCTGTATCAGAGTCTTCCCAATGTAAAGGGTGCGAGCATTCGAAGCAGGAACATACTGCGAGCCCAGTCGGATTTGGGGGTTGAAGTCTGTGTCATCTCTTCTCCGTTTCAGGAGCCTGCGGGTGATCTGGATCCTCAGGGGGGGGAGACGATTGAGGGAATCAAATACTACCGAAGCTGGAACCACCGCCCTGAACAGGCTGTGAGCGCAGGGGGCAGCGGGTGGCTCGGAAGGTTGAAGAAACTGCTTTCCTGGCCAGCCTTTGTTCGCAGGCTGGAAGAGACGGCGAGGCTGGAAGAGGTGGATTTGCTTCATGCTCACGGGATGTTCTATGTGGGAATGGCCGCAAGAAGGGTTGCAAGAAAGCTGGGGATTCCCTGGGTTTATGAGGTTCGCTCAGTCTGGGAAGACAATGCAGTTCTCCACGGGGTTTATGGCAAGGTGTCTCCCTTTCTCTTTGCAATTCGAGCCCTTGAAAGGTCGGTATGCAGATCTGCCCCTGCAGTTACCACGATCTGCGAAGGGCTTCGACAGGATCTGCTTCAACGAGGCGTGGATCCTGAGAGAATCACCCTTGCCCCCAACGCCGTACACCCGGAAGCGGGCAGCGGTCAGGCAAACTCACCGGACTGCTTTACGATAGGTTATCTGGGGGGACTGTCCAGGACCGAGGGATTGCACACGATTCTCGAGGCGGCTGCGATTCTGCGAAAGGAAGTGCGGAACCTCAGGATCCTCCTCGTGGGAGCGGGAGCCGAGTCCGGGAAGCTTGCCTTGCTGGCGGCAAAACTCGGAGTGGACGACCTGCTGGAAATGCCCGGAAGCGTTCCCCCCGAAGAGGCGGGAGTCTGGTACTCCCGCTTTGACCTCTTTCTTGTTCCCAGAGTGAAGAGCCGCGTGACAGAGATGGTCACTCCGCTCAAGCCTCTGGAAGCAATGAACCACTCCTGTCTTGTGGCAGTGAGTCGTGTTGGAGGACTTCTGGAATTGGTAGAAGAAGGGAAGACGGGGCTGGTGTTTGAGCCGGAGGATGCAGGATCTCTGGCGGAACTCGCTTTGGATGTAGCTCGAAATCCGAAGAATTACGAGGAGATTCGAAGTGCCGGAACGGAGTGGGTGAGAAGTCATCGAAGTTGGCAGTCCGTCGCTGAAGTGAACAAGGCACTCTATCAGGAACTTCTGGAGCCTCAATGA